A portion of the Pseudomonas protegens CHA0 genome contains these proteins:
- a CDS encoding valine--tRNA ligase, whose protein sequence is MDKTYQPHAIETSWYQTWESENYFAPQGAGDSYTIMIPPPNVTGSLHMGHGFNNAIMDALIRFRRMQGRNTLWQPGTDHAGIATQMLVERQIEAQGQNRHDLGREKFLEKVWEWKDQSGGNISRQIRRLGSSVDWSRERFTMDDGLSEAVKEAFVRLHEDGLIYRGKRLVNWDTKLHTAISDLEVENHDEKGFLWNLKYPLADGAKTAEGNDYLIVATTRPETMLGDSAVAVNPEDERYKALIGKFVELPLVGRRIPIIADDYCDPEFGTGCVKITPAHDFNDYEVGKRHNLPLLNIFDKNAAVLPACQVFNLDGSLNDSVDGKIPTEYVGLDRFEARKQIVAAFDAAGLLVSVDDHALKVPKGDRSGTVIEPWLTDQWYVSTKPLAEPAIAAVEDGRIAFVPKQYENMYFSWMRDIQDWCISRQLWWGHRIPAWYDESGKVYVGRDEAEVRAKHNLGPDVALQQDNDVLDTWFSSGLWTFSTLGWPEQTDFLKTFHPTDVLVTGFDIIFFWVARMIMLTMHLVKNEDGTPQVPFKTVYVHGLVRDGQGQKMSKSKGNVLDPLDIIDGIDLETLVQKRTTGLMQPKLQKAIEKQTRAEFADGIASYGTDALRFTFCSLATTGRDIKFDMGRVEGYRNFCNKIWNAARYVLDKGEDCGQNGEAYELSLADRWIISQLQRTEAEVTRQLDQFRFDLAAQALYEFIWNQYCDWYLELSKPVLWDENSPVERQRGTRRTLVRVLEVALRLAHPFMPFITEEIWQRLAPLAGSTGKTIMLQPWPVANETRIDQGAEDDIEWLKGLMLGTRNIRAEMNIGPGKPLALFLKNVSAEDQRRLAENEALLKKLARLESITVLAAGDEAPLSATALVGEMEVLVPMAGLIDKGAELARLDKEIQRLQGEVQRVGGKLSNPSFVDKAPAEVIEKERAKLAEAEQALGKLAEQHARISSL, encoded by the coding sequence ATGGATAAGACCTACCAGCCGCACGCCATTGAAACTTCCTGGTACCAGACCTGGGAGTCCGAGAACTACTTCGCCCCGCAAGGCGCGGGCGACTCCTACACCATCATGATCCCGCCGCCGAACGTCACCGGCAGCCTGCACATGGGCCACGGCTTCAACAACGCGATCATGGACGCCCTGATCCGTTTCCGCCGCATGCAGGGTCGCAACACCCTGTGGCAGCCGGGCACCGACCACGCCGGTATCGCCACGCAAATGCTGGTGGAGCGCCAGATCGAAGCCCAGGGCCAGAATCGCCATGACCTGGGCCGGGAAAAATTCCTCGAGAAAGTCTGGGAATGGAAGGATCAGTCCGGGGGCAACATCAGCCGCCAGATCCGCCGCCTGGGCTCCTCCGTGGACTGGAGCCGCGAGCGCTTCACCATGGACGACGGCCTCTCGGAAGCGGTGAAGGAAGCCTTCGTGCGCCTGCACGAAGACGGCCTGATCTACCGCGGCAAGCGCCTGGTCAACTGGGACACCAAGCTGCACACGGCGATTTCCGACCTTGAAGTGGAAAACCACGACGAGAAGGGCTTCCTGTGGAACCTCAAGTACCCGCTGGCCGACGGCGCCAAGACAGCCGAAGGCAACGACTACCTGATCGTCGCCACCACCCGTCCGGAAACCATGCTCGGTGACTCCGCCGTCGCGGTGAACCCTGAAGACGAGCGCTACAAGGCCCTGATCGGCAAATTCGTCGAGCTACCCCTGGTGGGCCGCCGCATCCCGATCATCGCCGACGATTACTGCGACCCCGAGTTCGGCACCGGCTGCGTGAAGATCACCCCGGCCCACGACTTCAACGACTATGAAGTCGGCAAGCGCCACAACCTGCCGCTGCTCAACATCTTCGACAAGAACGCCGCCGTACTGCCGGCCTGCCAGGTGTTCAACCTGGACGGCAGCCTGAACGACAGCGTCGACGGCAAGATCCCGACCGAGTACGTGGGCCTGGACCGCTTCGAAGCACGCAAGCAGATCGTTGCCGCGTTCGACGCCGCAGGCCTGCTGGTAAGCGTCGACGACCACGCGCTGAAAGTGCCGAAGGGCGACCGTTCCGGCACCGTCATCGAGCCGTGGCTGACCGACCAGTGGTATGTCTCCACCAAGCCGCTGGCAGAACCTGCCATCGCCGCCGTGGAAGACGGCCGCATCGCCTTCGTGCCCAAGCAGTACGAGAACATGTATTTCTCCTGGATGCGTGACATCCAGGACTGGTGCATCAGCCGCCAGCTGTGGTGGGGACACCGCATTCCGGCCTGGTACGACGAGTCGGGCAAAGTCTATGTCGGCCGCGACGAAGCGGAAGTACGGGCCAAGCACAACCTCGGCCCGGACGTTGCCCTGCAGCAGGACAACGACGTGCTCGACACCTGGTTCAGTTCGGGCCTGTGGACCTTCTCCACCCTGGGCTGGCCGGAGCAGACCGACTTCCTCAAGACCTTCCACCCCACCGACGTGCTGGTCACCGGCTTCGACATCATTTTCTTCTGGGTCGCCCGGATGATCATGCTCACCATGCACCTGGTGAAGAACGAAGACGGCACGCCGCAGGTTCCGTTCAAGACCGTGTACGTGCACGGCCTGGTCCGCGACGGCCAGGGCCAGAAGATGTCCAAGTCCAAGGGCAACGTCCTCGACCCGCTGGACATCATCGACGGTATCGACCTGGAAACCCTGGTGCAGAAGCGCACCACCGGCCTGATGCAGCCCAAACTGCAGAAAGCCATCGAGAAGCAGACCCGCGCCGAATTCGCCGACGGCATCGCCAGCTACGGCACCGACGCCCTGCGCTTCACCTTCTGCTCCCTGGCCACCACTGGTCGCGACATCAAGTTCGACATGGGCCGCGTCGAGGGTTACCGCAACTTCTGCAACAAGATCTGGAACGCCGCGCGCTACGTGCTGGACAAGGGCGAGGACTGCGGCCAGAACGGCGAAGCTTACGAGCTGTCCCTGGCGGACCGCTGGATCATCTCGCAGCTGCAGCGCACTGAAGCCGAAGTCACCCGCCAACTCGACCAGTTCCGTTTCGACCTGGCCGCCCAGGCCCTGTACGAGTTCATCTGGAACCAGTACTGCGACTGGTACCTGGAGCTGTCCAAGCCCGTGCTGTGGGACGAGAACTCGCCGGTTGAGCGCCAGCGCGGCACCCGTCGCACCCTGGTACGGGTACTGGAAGTGGCGCTGCGCCTGGCGCATCCGTTCATGCCGTTCATCACCGAGGAAATCTGGCAGCGCCTGGCGCCGTTGGCAGGCAGCACCGGCAAGACCATCATGCTGCAACCTTGGCCGGTGGCTAACGAAACCCGCATCGACCAAGGCGCCGAGGACGACATCGAATGGCTCAAGGGCCTGATGCTCGGCACGCGCAACATTCGCGCGGAAATGAACATCGGCCCGGGCAAGCCCCTGGCCCTGTTCCTGAAGAACGTCAGCGCCGAAGACCAGCGTCGCCTGGCCGAGAACGAAGCCTTGCTGAAGAAGCTGGCCCGACTCGAATCCATCACCGTACTGGCTGCCGGCGACGAAGCGCCGCTGTCCGCCACGGCGCTGGTGGGCGAGATGGAAGTGCTGGTGCCGATGGCCGGCCTGATCGACAAGGGCGCCGAACTGGCGCGCCTGGACAAGGAAATCCAGCGCCTGCAAGGCGAAGTGCAACGCGTGGGCGGCAAGCTGTCCAACCCGTCCTTCGTCGACAAGGCCCCGGCCGAAGTGATCGAGAAGGAACGCGCCAAACTGGCCGAGGCCGAACAGGCCCTGGGCAAGCTGGCGGAGCAGCACGCACGGATCTCCAGCCTGTAA
- a CDS encoding DNA polymerase III subunit chi has product MTKVDFYILPSADPAARLDFACKLTDKAWRMGHRIYLHCSDAEQRDELDARLWRFKGETFVPHGPAESEPESLIVLGLGQDPGPHNDLLVNLDLKVPAFAPRFARIAEVVVEDPAIRQAARESFRFYREQGYPLQDHRLQRL; this is encoded by the coding sequence ATGACCAAAGTCGACTTCTATATTCTTCCCAGCGCGGACCCTGCGGCGCGCCTGGATTTTGCCTGCAAGCTCACCGACAAGGCCTGGCGCATGGGCCACCGCATCTACCTGCATTGCAGCGATGCAGAGCAACGGGACGAGCTCGATGCCCGCCTGTGGCGCTTCAAGGGCGAAACCTTCGTCCCCCACGGCCCGGCGGAAAGCGAACCCGAAAGCCTGATCGTCCTCGGCCTCGGCCAGGACCCCGGCCCCCACAATGACCTGCTGGTGAACCTGGACCTGAAAGTGCCGGCCTTCGCCCCGCGTTTTGCCCGGATTGCCGAGGTGGTGGTGGAAGACCCCGCTATTCGTCAGGCGGCCCGCGAGAGTTTCCGTTTCTATCGCGAACAGGGCTATCCTCTGCAAGATCACCGTTTACAGCGACTCTGA